In Gimesia benthica, a single window of DNA contains:
- a CDS encoding sigma-54 interaction domain-containing protein, producing MPSLGIIYTFDSKLEAILKPGLLQQIHSQVSLAKSLPELMERIQNASPATVYLDLRPHDLPSESDDRSSVLSYLREICEFPVNVVTILDQFLPVEYVETANFITDAFLEFPPVPEELNLLAEELAQLEPKIIPESLPESRQIFDHNKQVTTYTPEMIPIVDQISKIARHNVTLLLIGETGTGKTTLASMIHELSPRKDEPFQNIACGALPSDLIESELFGHLRGSFTGAERSKIGRFEAAGKGTLLLDEIDILSPKDQAKLLKVIETGQFEPVGSTESRISEARLIVAANVELEELTRNNKFRSDLYYRLNVLQFRLPALRERPNDIIPLSLLFIKECCQQHAISVTKIHRKVLDLLKQYSWPGNLRELKNQIQRAVLFSSNEELTTHEFSPNLFQEVQRDPQIQSVAAENQTLADQVAHNEKHLLLKSLSENGYRKTATAKALGISRVGLYKKMRKYGMLDSGKTKLQTES from the coding sequence ATGCCATCTCTGGGGATTATTTATACTTTCGACTCCAAATTAGAAGCCATCCTCAAACCAGGCTTGCTGCAGCAGATTCATAGCCAGGTCAGTCTGGCGAAGTCGTTGCCTGAACTAATGGAGCGGATCCAGAATGCTTCTCCAGCAACTGTTTATCTGGATTTGAGACCTCACGACTTACCCTCTGAATCCGATGATCGCAGCTCCGTGTTATCGTACCTGAGAGAAATTTGTGAATTCCCAGTCAATGTCGTCACGATTCTTGATCAGTTTCTACCCGTCGAATACGTCGAAACTGCGAATTTCATTACGGACGCCTTTCTTGAATTCCCCCCAGTGCCTGAAGAGTTAAATTTGCTGGCAGAAGAACTCGCGCAGCTTGAGCCTAAAATTATTCCAGAGAGCCTGCCTGAATCACGTCAAATCTTCGATCATAATAAGCAGGTGACTACATATACTCCGGAAATGATTCCGATTGTCGATCAGATTTCGAAGATCGCCAGACACAATGTTACCTTGCTGCTGATTGGTGAGACCGGTACCGGAAAAACCACGCTGGCCTCCATGATCCATGAGCTCTCGCCTAGAAAAGATGAACCATTTCAGAACATTGCCTGCGGTGCGCTTCCTTCTGATCTGATCGAAAGCGAATTGTTTGGCCATCTGCGTGGTTCATTCACAGGTGCAGAGCGGTCAAAAATAGGTCGTTTCGAAGCAGCGGGGAAGGGAACACTGCTGCTGGATGAAATCGATATCCTGTCTCCCAAGGATCAGGCCAAGCTATTGAAGGTAATTGAAACCGGACAGTTCGAGCCGGTAGGATCAACCGAGTCCCGTATTTCTGAAGCGCGATTGATTGTCGCCGCGAATGTGGAGCTTGAAGAACTGACCAGAAATAATAAGTTCCGCTCTGATCTGTACTATCGGTTGAATGTTCTGCAATTCCGCTTACCTGCACTGAGAGAACGTCCGAACGATATCATTCCCCTCTCTTTGCTCTTTATCAAGGAATGCTGTCAGCAACATGCCATTTCGGTTACGAAAATTCATCGCAAGGTCCTGGACCTTCTCAAACAATACAGTTGGCCCGGCAACTTAAGAGAGCTCAAAAATCAGATTCAACGGGCCGTCCTGTTTTCAAGTAACGAAGAGCTGACCACACACGAATTTTCGCCAAATCTGTTCCAGGAAGTCCAGCGCGATCCTCAGATTCAGTCAGTCGCTGCAGAGAATCAAACCCTTGCAGATCAGGTTGCACACAATGAGAAGCACCTGTTGCTCAAATCGCTTTCTGAGAACGGATATCGCAAAACAGCGACTGCGAAAGCCCTGGGAATCAGTCGGGTCGGGCTTTATAAGAAGATGCGTAAATATGGGATGCTGGATTCTGGCAAAACCAAGCTGCAAACGGAAAGCTAG
- a CDS encoding type II secretion system F family protein, with protein MFLDLITIATFLLVCFVFFLVGDAIAAGNRAGRKKELNRGEGSGGSTYSASHVGAFKRAMAGVIPQSDQEIKKIELDLKRAGYYRSTALVEYLATRNILIVMVLIGTGIGCVLADPGTNYPEIILVAGLLVAGSGYGLPRMVLHNQASRRVNRIQKGLPDALDLVMMCLTGGVPLRTALKRVTEEVRFSHPDIAVEFDIIRRHADANSMADALKQFARRIDAPDVNTLSLMISQTERLGTNVSTALIDFADGIRRKYRQRAEEHSSKTSIKLLFPVIFCMAPPIYILFFAPAVLELRNFLIREHRPGGILEPSTYGETISATSESVLEQNSTGGNQ; from the coding sequence ATGTTTTTAGATCTCATCACAATCGCCACATTTTTGCTGGTCTGCTTTGTATTCTTCCTGGTAGGGGATGCGATTGCAGCCGGAAATCGTGCTGGTAGAAAAAAAGAATTAAATCGTGGAGAAGGTTCTGGAGGTTCGACGTATTCAGCCTCGCATGTTGGTGCGTTTAAACGTGCCATGGCTGGGGTAATTCCTCAGTCAGATCAGGAAATCAAAAAGATTGAACTCGATCTTAAACGAGCCGGTTATTACAGGTCGACCGCCTTGGTTGAATATCTGGCGACCCGAAATATTCTGATCGTAATGGTATTGATCGGCACTGGTATTGGATGTGTACTTGCAGATCCGGGAACTAATTACCCCGAGATTATTCTGGTAGCAGGCTTACTGGTGGCAGGCAGTGGATATGGTTTGCCTCGAATGGTATTGCACAACCAGGCCAGCCGTAGAGTAAACCGGATTCAAAAAGGTCTTCCGGATGCACTTGACCTGGTCATGATGTGTCTGACCGGTGGTGTGCCCTTGCGTACTGCATTGAAACGAGTTACCGAGGAAGTTCGATTTTCACACCCTGATATCGCTGTTGAGTTTGACATCATCCGGCGACACGCTGATGCCAATTCCATGGCCGATGCTTTGAAGCAGTTCGCCCGACGAATCGATGCACCTGATGTCAACACGCTCTCTCTGATGATTTCTCAGACAGAAAGACTGGGGACCAATGTATCTACTGCATTGATTGATTTTGCTGACGGGATTCGCCGAAAGTATCGTCAACGGGCGGAAGAACATTCCAGCAAGACAAGTATCAAGCTGTTGTTTCCGGTTATCTTCTGCATGGCACCACCGATTTATATCCTGTTCTTCGCCCCCGCCGTGCTTGAATTACGAAACTTTCTGATTCGCGAGCATCGTCCTGGCGGGATTCTGGAACCTTCTACCTACGGTGAGACCATCAGTGCTACTTCAGAGAGCGTTCTGGAACAGAATTCAACTGGCGGTAATCAGTAG
- a CDS encoding type II secretion system F family protein: MNSSSVALLCFVAVTVAVLAVYLIVRDLSGVNKSGSGRFGGRPRLRRIPNVFDQEPARSLLGKIDQSFDRLILENGSEFTPFSAFLMIVACGLAIGGTIFVYTDLPLAGIAGMCAGMVAVLIVLHHRRKKRMQRIQEELPEMIDLLARSTHAGASLEQAIAIVGEETRGPLSYEFRRCARQLDMNMSIPAVMKSLSSRIQLIDLKILTSTLMLYRKTGGNLPANLERMADVIRDRINYRRQMRASTGAGRASAVLMTVVAPVAFVVLLVAFPEHVSNLYTDPIGNILLMIAFVLEVVGIFWVSALLRTDY; this comes from the coding sequence GTGAACAGTTCATCGGTAGCATTATTGTGCTTTGTTGCAGTGACAGTAGCTGTTCTGGCTGTCTATCTTATCGTCCGGGATTTATCTGGAGTCAACAAGTCCGGTTCCGGTAGATTTGGGGGACGTCCCCGCCTGCGAAGAATTCCGAACGTTTTTGACCAGGAACCTGCCCGCAGTCTGCTGGGAAAGATCGACCAGAGTTTTGATCGACTCATTCTGGAAAATGGATCTGAGTTTACCCCCTTCTCTGCCTTCCTGATGATTGTCGCCTGTGGACTGGCCATTGGTGGTACGATCTTCGTTTATACCGATCTGCCACTGGCAGGAATTGCCGGGATGTGTGCCGGGATGGTAGCGGTCCTGATTGTTCTGCATCACCGCCGGAAAAAACGGATGCAGAGAATTCAGGAAGAACTACCCGAAATGATCGACCTGCTGGCTCGGTCAACGCACGCTGGTGCCAGTCTGGAGCAGGCGATCGCTATTGTTGGAGAAGAGACCAGAGGTCCTCTCAGCTATGAGTTCAGACGATGTGCCCGTCAACTTGACATGAACATGTCGATTCCTGCAGTAATGAAATCTCTCTCCAGTCGAATTCAACTAATTGATCTGAAAATTCTGACATCCACATTAATGCTTTATCGCAAGACGGGTGGGAATTTACCCGCTAACCTGGAGCGAATGGCCGATGTCATCCGGGATCGTATCAATTACCGCCGTCAGATGCGGGCTTCTACGGGAGCAGGACGTGCTTCGGCAGTTTTAATGACCGTTGTTGCTCCTGTCGCGTTTGTCGTTCTGCTGGTCGCTTTTCCTGAGCATGTTTCTAATCTGTATACGGATCCGATCGGTAATATTCTGCTGATGATCGCCTTTGTGCTGGAAGTGGTCGGTATTTTCTGGGTCTCCGCCCTGTTGAGAACGGACTATTAA